In Magnetospirillum sp. XM-1, a single window of DNA contains:
- the pssA gene encoding CDP-diacylglycerol--serine O-phosphatidyltransferase has product MFRPKRPPRIRGLSINKLIPNILTMLALCAGLTSIRFAVHGMWKEAVMSTVLAAILDGLDGRVARLLQGTSKFGAELDSLSDFVSFGVAPAMVLYFWTMQGAGAYGWAMVLLFSVCCALRLARFNTMIGEPDLPPYAYNFFTGVPAPAAAGLVLMPLVFTIQFGGGFFDQPVVVSVFLMGVSFLMVSKIPTFSFKKVRVPHKWVLPILLVIGLAAAFLVTEPWLTLSLLGTLYLGMIPLSVRSFARLKAQAESTPPDEPATTSA; this is encoded by the coding sequence ATGTTCCGCCCCAAGCGCCCGCCCCGCATCCGAGGGTTGTCGATCAACAAGCTGATCCCCAACATCCTGACGATGCTGGCGCTGTGCGCGGGGCTGACCTCCATCCGCTTCGCCGTCCACGGCATGTGGAAGGAGGCGGTGATGTCCACCGTGCTGGCCGCCATCCTGGACGGGCTGGACGGTCGGGTGGCCCGCCTGCTGCAGGGCACGTCGAAGTTCGGCGCCGAGCTGGATTCCCTGTCCGACTTCGTCAGCTTCGGCGTGGCGCCGGCCATGGTGCTGTATTTCTGGACCATGCAGGGCGCGGGGGCCTATGGCTGGGCCATGGTGCTGCTGTTCTCGGTGTGCTGCGCGCTGCGCCTGGCGCGCTTCAACACCATGATCGGCGAGCCCGATTTGCCACCCTACGCCTACAACTTCTTCACCGGCGTCCCCGCCCCGGCGGCGGCCGGACTGGTGCTGATGCCGCTGGTGTTCACCATCCAGTTCGGCGGCGGATTCTTCGACCAGCCGGTGGTGGTCTCGGTCTTCCTGATGGGCGTGTCGTTCCTGATGGTCAGCAAGATCCCCACCTTCTCGTTCAAGAAGGTCCGCGTGCCCCACAAATGGGTGCTGCCCATCCTGCTGGTCATCGGACTGGCCGCCGCCTTCCTGGTCACCGAGCCGTGGCTGACCCTGTCGCTGCTGGGCACGCTCTATCTCGGGATGATTCCGCTCAGCGTGCGCTCGTTCGCACGCCTTAAGGCACAGGCAGAGTCCACCCCCCCAGACGAACCGGCTACGACCTCCGCGTAA
- a CDS encoding OmpA family protein: MRSIKSLLAAAVVAGALAPVAAQAQWYVGLDAGAQFLQDSKNSGVSGLKSESEVGWLTQGVVGYGFGQWRVEGELSYRDSGIDKVGGASGSGSTTALAPMINGVYEFLPQSKWHPFVGLGIGTAYVDNGKVKKSGADAYNGSDWQFAYQGFAGVGYDVTDNVELKAQYRYFATLDYETKSAAGTKLDSEYRDHGVMLGFVYKFNAPKAAPAPAPAPVAAPAPAPAPKPMAQVQKNYIVFFDFDKAQITPEAARVLQQAAGAAKSAGSARIDLSAHTDLSGSAKYNQALSEKRGAAVKAQLEQLGIPGSQIVVVAKGKSSPMVPTPDGVREPQNRRVEIVLP, translated from the coding sequence ATGCGCAGCATCAAGTCCCTCCTCGCCGCGGCCGTCGTCGCCGGCGCCCTGGCCCCGGTGGCCGCCCAGGCCCAGTGGTATGTCGGCCTCGACGCCGGCGCCCAGTTCCTGCAGGATTCCAAGAACAGCGGCGTCTCCGGCCTCAAGTCCGAGTCCGAGGTCGGCTGGCTGACCCAGGGCGTGGTGGGCTACGGCTTCGGCCAGTGGCGCGTTGAAGGCGAACTGTCCTATCGCGACAGCGGCATCGACAAGGTCGGCGGCGCGTCGGGCAGCGGCAGCACCACCGCGCTGGCCCCGATGATCAACGGCGTCTACGAGTTCCTGCCCCAGTCCAAGTGGCATCCCTTCGTCGGCCTGGGTATCGGTACCGCCTATGTGGACAACGGCAAGGTCAAGAAGAGCGGCGCCGACGCCTATAACGGCAGCGACTGGCAGTTCGCCTACCAGGGCTTCGCCGGCGTGGGCTACGACGTCACCGACAATGTCGAGCTGAAGGCCCAGTATCGCTACTTCGCCACCCTGGACTACGAGACCAAGTCCGCCGCCGGCACCAAGCTGGATTCCGAGTATCGCGACCACGGCGTGATGCTGGGCTTCGTCTACAAGTTCAACGCGCCGAAGGCCGCTCCGGCCCCCGCTCCGGCTCCGGTCGCCGCCCCGGCTCCGGCCCCGGCGCCCAAGCCCATGGCCCAGGTGCAGAAGAACTACATCGTGTTCTTCGACTTCGACAAGGCGCAGATCACCCCGGAAGCCGCCCGCGTCCTGCAGCAGGCCGCCGGCGCCGCCAAGTCGGCCGGTTCGGCCCGCATCGACCTGTCGGCCCATACCGACCTGTCGGGCAGCGCCAAGTACAACCAGGCCCTGTCCGAGAAGCGCGGCGCCGCCGTCAAGGCGCAGTTGGAGCAGCTGGGCATCCCGGGCAGCCAGATCGTCGTGGTCGCCAAGGGCAAGTCCTCGCCCATGGTCCCGACCCCCGACGGCGTGCGCGAGCCGCAGAACCGCCGCGTCGAGATCGTCCTGCCCTAA
- a CDS encoding invasion associated locus B family protein, translating to MIARSLIIAAAVFASTGTALAADATKRLGKFGEWEAFSYTEGKAATCYLAATAGKVTGGEKGKPTTTYLIVTHRPGAKSSDEVSINGVYGFKKDSKVELQVGAMKHSLFTKGDRAWADDSKADKAIVTSLQRGKEAILHASPAKGTDVAAAFPLSGFSDALSAADKACGVKR from the coding sequence ATGATCGCCCGTTCGCTCATCATCGCCGCCGCCGTCTTCGCATCCACCGGCACGGCCCTCGCCGCCGACGCCACCAAGCGCCTGGGCAAGTTCGGCGAGTGGGAGGCCTTCTCCTACACCGAGGGCAAGGCCGCCACCTGCTATCTGGCCGCCACCGCCGGCAAGGTCACCGGCGGCGAGAAGGGCAAGCCCACCACCACCTACCTGATCGTCACCCATCGCCCCGGCGCCAAGAGCAGCGACGAGGTCAGCATCAACGGCGTCTATGGGTTCAAGAAGGACTCCAAGGTCGAACTGCAGGTGGGCGCCATGAAGCACTCGCTGTTCACCAAGGGCGACCGCGCCTGGGCCGACGATTCCAAGGCCGACAAGGCCATCGTCACCAGCCTGCAGAGGGGCAAGGAAGCCATCCTGCACGCCAGCCCGGCCAAGGGAACCGACGTGGCCGCCGCCTTCCCGCTGTCGGGCTTCTCCGACGCCCTGTCCGCCGCCGACAAGGCCTGCGGAGTCAAGCGGTAG
- a CDS encoding isoprenylcysteine carboxylmethyltransferase family protein: MSGHLAYLLAWIAFGLSHSALAGRDLAGRWSRIVYNIIAVAAFLAVGGVGARALGGEPAFDLPLWARLGLGAVHLAGWAVMLLSARYYDLGRLGGLSQLRHPDQPQDESLRLDGPHAWVRHPLYAGAFLILWGAAASPLGLATALWGSLYLLVGTYCEERRLLARYGEDYAAYRARVPAFVPWRGRIPTA, encoded by the coding sequence ATGAGCGGCCATCTCGCCTATCTTCTGGCCTGGATCGCCTTCGGCCTGTCCCACAGCGCGCTGGCCGGACGCGATCTCGCCGGGCGCTGGTCGCGCATTGTATACAATATCATCGCCGTCGCCGCCTTCCTCGCCGTGGGCGGGGTGGGAGCCCGGGCGCTGGGGGGCGAGCCCGCCTTCGATCTGCCGCTCTGGGCCAGGCTGGGGCTGGGGGCGGTGCATCTGGCCGGCTGGGCGGTGATGCTGCTGTCGGCCCGCTATTACGACCTGGGGCGGCTGGGGGGATTGAGCCAGCTGCGCCATCCCGACCAGCCGCAAGACGAGTCGCTTCGCCTGGACGGCCCCCACGCCTGGGTGCGTCATCCCCTGTATGCCGGGGCCTTCCTGATCCTGTGGGGGGCGGCGGCTTCGCCGCTGGGCCTCGCCACAGCATTGTGGGGAAGCCTTTACCTGCTGGTGGGCACCTATTGCGAGGAGCGCCGCCTGCTGGCCCGCTATGGCGAGGATTACGCCGCCTATCGGGCCAGGGTGCCCGCCTTCGTGCCGTGGCGGGGGCGGATTCCTACCGCTTGA
- the tgt gene encoding tRNA guanosine(34) transglycosylase Tgt produces the protein MTEFSFELLATDGAARRGRVQTAHGPIDTPAFMPVGTAGTVKAMLPASVAATGAQIVLGNTYHLMLRPGAERVARLGGLHKFMNWPGPILTDSGGFQVMSLAKLRKMDADGVTFQSHHDGSKHRLTPESSMEIQRLLDADITMAFDECTPFPATHEQAEESMRLSMRWARRSKEAFVAREGYGLFGIVQGGVYPDLRAESAKALLEIGFEGYAVGGLAVGEGQDAMFATLDVTTPLLPADKPRYLMGVGRPSDIIGAVGRGIDMFDCVMPTRSGRTAQAFTRRGTVNLRNARHQDDPRPLEEGCPCPACRDHSRAYLHHLIRSEEILGPMLLTWHNIQAYQTLTAGLRAAIAEGRFAQFAAEAAALEEMGDIPPL, from the coding sequence ATGACCGAATTCTCCTTCGAACTCCTGGCCACCGATGGCGCCGCTCGGCGGGGCCGCGTGCAGACCGCCCACGGTCCCATCGACACCCCGGCCTTCATGCCGGTGGGCACGGCCGGCACGGTCAAGGCCATGCTGCCGGCTTCGGTGGCCGCCACCGGCGCACAGATCGTGCTGGGCAACACCTATCACCTGATGCTGCGCCCGGGGGCCGAGCGGGTGGCGCGCTTAGGCGGGTTGCACAAGTTCATGAACTGGCCGGGACCGATCCTCACCGATTCCGGCGGGTTCCAGGTGATGAGTCTGGCCAAGCTCCGGAAGATGGACGCCGACGGCGTCACCTTCCAGTCGCACCATGACGGCTCGAAGCACCGCCTGACGCCGGAAAGCTCCATGGAGATCCAGCGCCTGCTGGACGCCGACATCACCATGGCCTTCGACGAATGCACCCCCTTTCCCGCCACCCATGAACAGGCGGAAGAGAGCATGCGTCTGTCCATGCGCTGGGCGCGCCGCTCCAAGGAGGCGTTCGTGGCGCGGGAGGGCTATGGCCTGTTCGGCATCGTCCAGGGCGGCGTTTACCCGGACCTGCGGGCGGAATCGGCCAAGGCCCTGCTGGAGATCGGCTTCGAGGGCTATGCCGTGGGCGGGCTGGCGGTGGGCGAGGGCCAGGACGCCATGTTCGCCACGCTGGACGTCACCACGCCCTTGTTGCCCGCCGATAAGCCCCGCTACCTGATGGGGGTGGGCCGCCCGTCGGACATCATCGGCGCGGTGGGGCGCGGCATCGACATGTTCGATTGCGTCATGCCCACCCGCTCGGGCCGCACCGCCCAAGCCTTCACCCGGCGCGGCACCGTCAATCTGCGCAACGCCCGGCACCAGGACGATCCCCGGCCGCTGGAAGAGGGCTGCCCCTGTCCGGCCTGCCGCGACCACAGCCGAGCCTATCTCCACCACCTGATCCGGTCCGAGGAGATATTGGGGCCCATGCTGCTGACCTGGCATAACATCCAGGCCTACCAGACCCTGACGGCGGGCTTGCGCGCGGCCATCGCCGAAGGCCGCTTCGCCCAGTTCGCGGCGGAGGCGGCGGCACTGGAAGAGATGGGGGACATTCCGCCGCTATGA
- the queA gene encoding tRNA preQ1(34) S-adenosylmethionine ribosyltransferase-isomerase QueA, with the protein MKVDDFDFDLPREMIAERPACPRDAARLLHVPANGGLVDLGIRDLPSLLAPGDILVFNDTRVIPARLFGKRGLAGVEVTLHQRTGLAQWKAFARPAKKLRPGDRVDFAEGFFASVAEKGEMGEVTLDFDRSGEDLMAALEAHGRLPLPPYIRQGEADERDRGDYQTVFARQKGAVAAPTAGLHFTPELLAALDARGIRRVTVTLHVGAGTFLPVKVDDTDDHRMHQEIGVVTPEAAAAINAAKTAGGRVVAVGTTSARLLESAADPLGTLRPFDGATDIFITPGHAFRLVDVLLTNFHLPRSTLFMLVSALCGLPRMKAAYEHAKAAGYRFYSYGDCCLLERKT; encoded by the coding sequence ATGAAAGTGGACGATTTCGACTTCGACCTGCCGCGCGAGATGATCGCCGAACGTCCCGCCTGCCCACGGGATGCGGCGCGGCTGCTGCATGTTCCCGCTAATGGCGGTCTGGTGGACCTCGGCATCCGCGACCTGCCGTCGCTGCTGGCGCCCGGCGACATCCTGGTGTTCAACGACACCAGGGTGATTCCCGCCCGCCTGTTCGGTAAACGGGGGCTGGCGGGGGTCGAGGTGACGCTGCACCAGCGCACCGGCCTGGCCCAGTGGAAGGCCTTCGCCCGCCCGGCCAAGAAGCTTCGGCCCGGCGACCGGGTGGACTTCGCCGAGGGGTTCTTCGCCTCCGTCGCCGAAAAGGGCGAGATGGGCGAGGTGACGCTGGATTTCGACCGTTCGGGCGAGGATCTGATGGCGGCGCTGGAAGCCCACGGCCGCCTGCCGCTGCCGCCCTATATCCGCCAGGGCGAGGCCGACGAGCGTGACCGGGGCGATTACCAGACCGTCTTCGCCCGCCAGAAGGGGGCGGTGGCCGCGCCCACCGCCGGGCTGCACTTCACGCCGGAACTGCTGGCGGCCTTGGACGCGCGCGGCATCCGTCGCGTCACCGTCACCTTGCATGTGGGGGCGGGGACCTTCCTGCCGGTCAAGGTGGATGATACCGACGACCACCGCATGCATCAGGAAATCGGCGTGGTGACCCCCGAGGCCGCCGCCGCCATCAACGCCGCCAAGACGGCGGGCGGACGCGTGGTGGCGGTGGGCACCACCTCGGCCCGTCTGCTGGAAAGCGCCGCCGATCCGCTGGGCACGCTGCGGCCCTTCGATGGCGCCACCGACATCTTCATCACGCCGGGCCACGCCTTCCGGCTGGTGGACGTGCTGCTCACCAATTTCCACCTGCCGCGCTCGACCCTGTTCATGCTGGTTTCGGCCCTGTGCGGCCTTCCACGCATGAAGGCGGCCTACGAGCATGCCAAGGCGGCGGGCTACCGCTTCTACTCCTACGGCGATTGCTGCCTGCTGGAGAGGAAGACTTGA
- the pip gene encoding prolyl aminopeptidase produces the protein MELFAPFESHASGMLAVGDGHSLYWEVSGNPDGPVAVFVHGGPGAGTAPTYRRFFDPSFWRIVLFDQRGSGRSRPVASVEANTTAHLVADLEALRHHLGVDRWLLFGGSWGSTLALAYGEAFPERCTGFVMRGVFLFRPEEVEWFMNGMGHFFPEARRQFITFLPEAERDHPLASYLRRLNHPDPMIHMPAARTWCAYEEACARLLPRDENGMGDGPTTLALARIEAHYMAHDGFMRPNQLLADLDRIRHLPAIIVQGRYDMVCPPSSADDLARAWGNCELRIIPDAGHSAMEPGTRAGLVDAVERMKMRIRR, from the coding sequence ATGGAGCTGTTTGCCCCGTTCGAGTCCCACGCCTCGGGCATGCTGGCCGTGGGGGACGGCCACAGTCTTTACTGGGAGGTGTCGGGCAATCCCGACGGCCCGGTGGCGGTCTTCGTCCATGGGGGGCCGGGGGCGGGCACGGCGCCCACCTATCGCCGCTTCTTCGACCCCTCGTTCTGGCGCATCGTGCTGTTCGACCAGCGCGGCAGCGGGCGCTCGCGCCCTGTCGCCTCGGTGGAGGCCAACACCACCGCCCATCTGGTAGCCGACCTGGAAGCGCTGCGCCACCACCTGGGCGTGGATCGCTGGCTGCTGTTCGGCGGCTCGTGGGGCAGCACGCTGGCGCTGGCCTATGGCGAGGCCTTCCCTGAGCGCTGCACCGGCTTCGTCATGCGCGGCGTCTTCCTGTTCCGGCCGGAAGAGGTGGAGTGGTTCATGAACGGCATGGGCCATTTCTTTCCCGAGGCGCGGCGCCAGTTCATCACCTTCCTGCCCGAGGCCGAGCGCGACCATCCGCTTGCCTCCTATCTCCGGCGGCTCAACCACCCCGACCCCATGATCCATATGCCCGCCGCCCGCACGTGGTGCGCCTACGAGGAGGCCTGCGCCCGCCTGCTGCCCCGTGACGAGAACGGGATGGGCGACGGCCCCACCACCCTGGCCCTGGCCCGCATCGAGGCCCATTACATGGCCCATGACGGCTTCATGCGCCCCAATCAGCTTTTGGCGGACCTCGACAGAATCCGCCATCTGCCGGCCATCATCGTCCAGGGCCGCTACGACATGGTCTGCCCGCCCAGTTCAGCCGACGACCTGGCGCGGGCCTGGGGCAATTGCGAGCTGCGCATCATTCCCGACGCCGGCCACTCGGCCATGGAGCCCGGCACCCGCGCCGGCCTGGTCGACGCGGTCGAGCGCATGAAGATGAGGATCAGACGGTAA
- the rfaD gene encoding ADP-glyceromanno-heptose 6-epimerase yields MILVTGGAGFIGSNILAALEERGAGKLVVCDRLRSGTKWQNIAKRELADIVHPEQIFDFLEANAKHMEMVIHMGAISATTETDADKILANNFSLSLALWKWCALHNVRFIYASSAATYGDGTVGFDDDSTMEHLAKLRPLNAYGWSKHLFDRRVARKVWAGSRKPPQWAGLKFFNVYGPNEYHKGGQQSVVAQVYPHAEKNAAYQLFKSHNPKYPDGGQLRDFIWVGDVVDVIMWLIENPKVSGLFNVGTGKARSFLDLANAVYRAVGREPQIKFRDTPIEIRDKYQYFTQAKMERLHRAGYSKPFTSLEDGVEMYVKRFLASADPYR; encoded by the coding sequence ATGATCCTCGTCACCGGCGGAGCCGGCTTCATCGGTTCCAACATCCTGGCGGCCCTCGAGGAGCGGGGGGCGGGCAAGCTGGTGGTGTGCGACCGCCTGCGCTCGGGCACCAAGTGGCAGAACATCGCCAAGCGCGAGCTGGCCGACATCGTCCACCCCGAGCAGATCTTCGACTTCCTGGAAGCCAACGCCAAGCACATGGAGATGGTGATCCACATGGGCGCCATCTCGGCCACCACCGAGACCGACGCCGACAAGATCCTGGCCAACAACTTCTCGCTGTCGCTGGCGCTGTGGAAGTGGTGCGCGCTGCACAACGTACGCTTCATCTACGCTTCCTCAGCCGCCACCTATGGCGACGGCACGGTGGGCTTCGACGACGACAGCACCATGGAGCACCTGGCGAAACTGCGCCCCTTGAACGCCTACGGCTGGTCCAAGCACCTGTTCGACCGCCGGGTGGCGCGCAAGGTGTGGGCCGGCTCGCGCAAGCCGCCGCAATGGGCGGGCCTCAAGTTCTTCAACGTCTACGGCCCCAACGAGTACCACAAGGGCGGCCAGCAGAGCGTGGTGGCCCAGGTCTATCCCCACGCCGAGAAGAACGCCGCCTATCAGCTGTTCAAGTCCCACAATCCCAAGTACCCCGATGGCGGCCAGCTGCGCGACTTCATCTGGGTCGGCGACGTGGTGGACGTGATCATGTGGCTGATCGAGAACCCCAAGGTCAGCGGCCTGTTCAACGTGGGCACCGGCAAGGCGCGCTCGTTCCTCGACCTCGCCAACGCCGTCTACCGCGCCGTGGGCCGCGAGCCGCAGATCAAGTTCCGCGACACCCCCATCGAGATCAGGGACAAGTACCAGTACTTCACCCAGGCCAAGATGGAACGCTTGCACCGTGCCGGCTATTCCAAGCCCTTCACCTCGCTGGAGGACGGCGTCGAGATGTACGTGAAGCGCTTCCTAGCCTCTGCGGACCCGTACCGCTGA
- the lgt gene encoding prolipoprotein diacylglyceryl transferase, producing MTLALAYPQIDPIALQLGPFAIRWYALAYIAGLMLGWRYVKFLVSRPPNAMTEEEVDDFLVWATMGVVLGGRLGYVLFYKPLHYLANPLEIPMVWQGGMSFHGGALGVIIGIIAFSHFRKRNLFQVGDVICCAVPIGLFFGRIANFVNGELFGRPALDVEWAMVFPGGGPLPRHPSQLYEAGLEGALLFLVMFGLWKLTDIRFRAGALSGVFLAGYGLGRITAEFFRQPDAHLGFLWGGATMGQLLSIPQVLVGLGLLVWAWRRGPKTA from the coding sequence ATGACCCTCGCGCTGGCCTATCCCCAGATCGATCCCATCGCGCTGCAGCTGGGGCCGTTCGCCATCCGCTGGTACGCGCTGGCCTATATCGCCGGGCTGATGCTGGGCTGGCGCTACGTCAAGTTCCTGGTGTCCCGCCCGCCCAATGCCATGACCGAGGAAGAGGTCGACGACTTCCTGGTCTGGGCCACCATGGGCGTGGTGCTGGGCGGCCGGCTGGGCTACGTGCTGTTCTACAAGCCGCTCCACTATCTCGCCAACCCGCTGGAGATTCCCATGGTCTGGCAGGGCGGCATGTCGTTCCACGGCGGCGCGCTGGGCGTGATCATCGGCATCATCGCCTTTTCCCACTTCCGCAAGCGCAACCTGTTCCAGGTGGGCGACGTCATCTGCTGCGCCGTGCCCATCGGCCTGTTCTTCGGCCGCATCGCCAATTTCGTCAACGGCGAGCTGTTCGGGCGGCCCGCCCTCGACGTGGAATGGGCCATGGTCTTCCCCGGCGGCGGGCCGCTGCCGCGCCACCCCAGCCAGCTGTACGAGGCCGGGCTGGAAGGCGCGCTGCTGTTTCTGGTCATGTTCGGCCTGTGGAAGCTCACCGACATCCGCTTCCGCGCCGGCGCGTTGTCCGGCGTATTCCTGGCCGGCTACGGACTGGGCCGCATTACGGCCGAGTTCTTCCGCCAGCCCGACGCCCATCTGGGCTTCCTGTGGGGCGGTGCCACCATGGGCCAGCTGCTGTCCATCCCCCAGGTGCTGGTCGGCTTGGGCCTGCTGGTCTGGGCGTGGCGGCGCGGACCGAAGACCGCTTGA
- a CDS encoding class I SAM-dependent methyltransferase gives MPLSGILAERIRATGPISVETFMAEALGHPEHGYYMGRDPFGMAGDFITAPEVSQMFGELIGLWCALVWQSMGAPERVVLAEMGPGRGTLMADLLRAASALPPFAKALEVHLVETSPALANRQRQTLTGRNVTWHQRFEDLPDGPLLLVANELFDALPIRQLEKADGRWHERMVGLDETGAFAFALGPAVVEPPLAPAVLAAPDGALAEICPQGRDLARAIAKRLAHQGGAALIVDYGYEKSAAGDSLQALKAHKHHPVLSQPGHADITAHVDFQALAEAAQGLAKAHGPVPQGRFLASLGLEERARMLMTNATTEQATELARGARRLIDPGEMGTLFKVLALAAPLLPVPPGLESA, from the coding sequence ATGCCTCTCTCGGGAATTCTCGCCGAACGCATTCGGGCGACGGGGCCGATTTCCGTCGAGACCTTCATGGCCGAGGCGCTGGGCCACCCTGAGCATGGCTATTACATGGGCCGCGACCCGTTCGGCATGGCCGGCGACTTCATCACCGCGCCGGAAGTCAGCCAGATGTTCGGCGAGCTGATCGGCCTGTGGTGCGCCCTGGTCTGGCAGAGCATGGGTGCGCCCGAGCGCGTGGTGCTGGCCGAGATGGGGCCGGGGCGCGGCACCCTGATGGCCGACCTGCTGCGCGCCGCAAGCGCCCTGCCGCCGTTTGCCAAGGCTCTGGAGGTGCATCTGGTCGAGACCAGCCCGGCCCTGGCCAACCGCCAGCGCCAGACCCTGACGGGGCGGAACGTCACCTGGCACCAGCGTTTCGAGGACCTGCCCGACGGGCCGCTGCTGCTGGTGGCCAACGAGCTGTTCGACGCCCTGCCCATCCGCCAACTGGAAAAGGCCGACGGCCGTTGGCACGAGCGGATGGTGGGCCTGGACGAGACCGGGGCCTTCGCCTTCGCCCTTGGCCCGGCGGTGGTCGAGCCGCCCCTGGCGCCCGCCGTGCTGGCCGCCCCCGACGGCGCCCTGGCCGAGATCTGCCCCCAGGGCCGCGATCTGGCCCGCGCCATCGCCAAACGGCTGGCCCATCAGGGCGGCGCGGCCCTGATCGTCGATTACGGCTACGAGAAAAGCGCCGCCGGCGATTCGCTCCAGGCCTTGAAGGCCCACAAGCATCACCCGGTGCTGTCCCAGCCGGGCCATGCCGACATCACCGCCCATGTGGACTTCCAGGCCCTGGCCGAGGCCGCCCAGGGCCTCGCCAAGGCCCATGGCCCGGTGCCCCAGGGCCGCTTCCTGGCCAGCTTGGGGCTCGAGGAACGGGCCCGCATGCTGATGACCAACGCCACCACGGAGCAGGCCACCGAACTGGCCCGTGGCGCACGGCGCTTGATCGATCCCGGCGAAATGGGCACCCTGTTCAAGGTCCTGGCGCTCGCCGCCCCCCTTCTGCCCGTCCCCCCCGGCCTGGAATCCGCCTAA
- the pgeF gene encoding peptidoglycan editing factor PgeF, which produces MITLSALNEFVRIRHGFFTREGGVSEGLYASLNCGPGSSDKPDAVRENRRRAMALLDLPEEALVTLYQTHSSDVVKVKTPWEPGDAPKADALVTDQPGVALGILTADCAPVLFADGKSGIIGAAHAGWKGALGGVLENTVATMVEMGARKPKIVAAIGPCIGHRNYEVGPEFPAPFLAEAAENADFFAPSPAKPGHHLFDLPGYISRKLSRLGVHEVTRVPADTLRDEARFFSYRRATLRGEADYGRQLSVIMLDR; this is translated from the coding sequence ATGATCACCCTGTCGGCCCTCAACGAGTTCGTCCGCATCCGCCACGGCTTCTTCACCCGCGAGGGCGGCGTATCCGAAGGATTGTACGCCTCGCTCAATTGCGGCCCGGGATCCAGCGACAAGCCCGACGCGGTCAGGGAAAACCGCCGCCGCGCCATGGCGCTGCTGGACCTGCCGGAAGAGGCCCTGGTCACCCTCTACCAGACCCATTCCAGCGACGTGGTGAAGGTGAAGACGCCGTGGGAGCCGGGCGACGCTCCCAAGGCCGACGCCCTGGTCACCGACCAGCCGGGCGTGGCGCTGGGCATCCTCACCGCCGATTGCGCCCCGGTGCTGTTCGCCGACGGCAAGTCGGGCATCATCGGCGCGGCCCATGCCGGCTGGAAGGGCGCCCTGGGCGGCGTGCTGGAGAACACCGTCGCCACCATGGTCGAGATGGGCGCCAGGAAGCCCAAGATCGTCGCCGCCATCGGGCCGTGCATCGGGCACCGCAATTACGAGGTCGGGCCGGAATTCCCCGCCCCCTTCCTGGCCGAGGCGGCCGAGAACGCCGATTTCTTCGCCCCCTCGCCGGCCAAGCCCGGCCACCACCTGTTCGACCTGCCGGGTTACATCTCGCGCAAGCTGTCCCGGCTGGGCGTCCACGAGGTGACCCGCGTGCCTGCCGACACGCTGCGCGACGAGGCCCGCTTCTTCAGCTATCGCCGCGCCACCCTCAGGGGCGAGGCCGATTACGGCCGCCAGCTCTCGGTGATCATGCTGGACCGATGA